In Pecten maximus chromosome 10, xPecMax1.1, whole genome shotgun sequence, one genomic interval encodes:
- the LOC117335959 gene encoding U1 small nuclear ribonucleoprotein 70 kDa-like has translation MRLAQFEITPVSLPMGGGLGGTRKGGPEENTRFSGRDEYRERDSSRERGGGGGGGGGGGDRRGRPRSRSRERRPRSRSRERDATRRRSRSREHRRGIDEDEDRGRKRARRSRSRERKRSRSRDRDRKRSRRSRSRDRGDRRRDRQEGQPDEIMQDMPLDFDGKILIKQEDQNKGYPDEEPNGFPREFREETDDDREREQEQFPTEEERPKDDRAEEEQEYQQ, from the exons ATGAGGCTTGCTCAGTTTGAGATCACCCCCGTCTCACTCCCAAtgg gCGGAGGTCTTGGGGGCACCAGGAAGGGAGGACCTGAAGAGAACACAAGGTTCTCCGGCCGGGAcgaatacag AGAGCGTGACAGTTCACGGGAGAGAGGAGGCGGAGGAGGAGGCGGAGGCGGAGGCGGAGACCGAAGAGGACGACCTAGGAGCAGATCCCGGGAGAGACGTCCACGCTCTCGCAGTCGTGAGAGGGACGCAACAAGGAGGAGAAGCAGAAGTAGGGAACATAGGAGGGGCATCGATGAAG ATGAGGACAGGGGCAGGAAGAGGGCAAGGCGGAGTAGATCTCGAGAGCGAAAGAGGAGCAGATCACGAGACAGGGACCGCAAACGTTCACGTCGTAGTAGGAGCCGTGATCGTGGTGACCGTCGTCGTGACAGACAGGAGGGCCAGCCGGATGAAATAATGCAGGACATGCCCCTCGACTTCGATGGAAAGATTCTCATAAAACAAGAGGATCAGAACAAGGGCTACCCCGATGAAGAGCCTAATGGGTTCCCTCGTGAGTTCCGAGAGGAAACTGATGATGACCGAGAGCGAGAGCAAGAGCAGTTcccaacagaggaggaaagaCCCAAAGATGACAGGGCAGAGGAGGAACAGGAATACCAACAATGA